One part of the Enterococcus sp. DIV1094 genome encodes these proteins:
- a CDS encoding zinc ABC transporter substrate-binding protein AdcA, which yields MKRWIKVVGGLLFAGILASCGTGETATQTNAQNDESLNVMTTFYPMYEFTKQVVGDEGNVELLIPAGTDSHDYEPSARDMAKIQEADVFVYNDENMETWVPAIEHTLEEGDVLPIKATEGMLLLPGDDHGHHHDHGDHDDHDHADDDHDHDHDHDHGDHDDHDHADDDHDHDHDHDDDADDHDHDHDHGDHCHSHELDPHVWLAPNLAMKQVETIRDQLIEAYPEKEEAFTENAASYLEELEALHNTFKETLGQAKQKSFVTQHAAFNYLALEYGLNQVPIAGLSSSEEPSAARIAELKEFVEEHGIEYIYFEENAKDSIARTLATEAGVSLAVLNPLEGLTKEQMDNGETYISIMEANLKALQKTTDTENPLEDTLKPEKEKTVYNGYFEDEEVKDRPLSDWNGVWQTVDTYMADGTFDQVFEYKAKTNPDMTAEEYREYYEVGYKTDVEKIEIKDDTMIFTFKNGEVKESKYRYAGKEILNYSAGNRGVRFLFEAEDPDSGAFKYVQFSDHSIAPTKSDHFHIYLGNDSQEALLEEIENWPTFYPEEMTGKEIAQEMIAH from the coding sequence ATGAAGCGTTGGATCAAGGTGGTAGGAGGCTTGCTGTTTGCAGGGATACTTGCAAGCTGTGGCACAGGAGAAACTGCAACACAAACAAATGCACAAAATGATGAAAGCTTAAATGTAATGACAACATTTTATCCAATGTATGAATTCACTAAGCAAGTCGTCGGAGATGAAGGAAATGTTGAATTATTGATTCCGGCTGGAACAGATTCACATGACTACGAACCTTCTGCAAGAGATATGGCAAAAATCCAAGAGGCAGATGTATTTGTCTATAATGATGAAAATATGGAAACGTGGGTTCCAGCGATTGAACATACATTAGAAGAAGGAGATGTCCTTCCAATCAAAGCAACCGAAGGGATGTTGTTATTACCTGGTGATGACCATGGACATCACCACGACCATGGCGACCACGATGATCACGATCACGCTGATGATGATCATGACCACGATCATGACCACGACCATGGCGACCACGATGATCACGATCACGCTGATGATGATCATGACCACGATCATGACCACGACGATGATGCTGACGATCATGACCATGATCACGACCACGGAGACCACTGTCATTCACACGAGTTAGATCCACATGTCTGGTTAGCGCCAAATCTAGCGATGAAGCAAGTAGAAACGATTCGTGATCAATTGATCGAAGCTTACCCAGAAAAAGAAGAAGCATTCACTGAAAATGCTGCCTCTTATTTAGAAGAATTAGAAGCACTACACAACACGTTTAAAGAAACATTGGGTCAAGCAAAGCAGAAATCATTTGTTACCCAACATGCTGCATTTAATTATTTAGCTCTAGAATATGGTCTTAATCAAGTACCGATTGCCGGTCTTTCTTCAAGCGAAGAACCATCTGCTGCAAGAATTGCCGAATTAAAAGAATTTGTAGAAGAACATGGTATTGAATATATCTATTTTGAAGAAAATGCCAAAGACAGTATCGCTCGTACGTTAGCTACTGAAGCTGGCGTATCATTAGCAGTGTTGAATCCATTAGAAGGATTGACAAAAGAACAAATGGACAATGGCGAAACATATATCTCAATTATGGAAGCAAACTTAAAAGCGCTCCAAAAAACAACAGATACTGAAAACCCATTAGAAGATACATTGAAGCCAGAGAAAGAAAAAACAGTTTATAACGGTTACTTTGAAGATGAAGAGGTCAAAGATCGTCCATTATCAGACTGGAACGGTGTTTGGCAAACAGTCGATACGTATATGGCAGACGGAACGTTTGATCAAGTGTTTGAATATAAAGCAAAAACTAACCCAGACATGACAGCTGAGGAATACCGTGAGTACTATGAAGTAGGGTACAAAACGGATGTCGAAAAAATCGAAATCAAAGATGATACAATGATCTTTACCTTTAAAAACGGCGAGGTCAAAGAATCTAAGTATCGCTATGCGGGTAAAGAAATCTTGAACTATTCAGCAGGTAATCGTGGGGTTCGCTTCTTATTCGAAGCTGAAGATCCTGATTCTGGTGCGTTCAAGTATGTACAATTCAGTGACCATTCAATTGCGCCGACTAAATCAGATCATTTCCATATCTACTTAGGAAATGATAGCCAAGAAGCGTTATTAGAAGAAATAGAAAATTGGCCAACTTTCTATCCTGAAGAAATGACTGGCAAAGAAATCGCGCAAGAAATGATCGCACATTAA
- a CDS encoding sensor histidine kinase — MFLWSIALQYLIYTSSILLINPQIKNKYLFSTFSLLAATLLGMLYPILGIFSALVAIAMLILLFFFFSSSRHHMIYAVPWGLLTSILGDHLTSVADFLVLQSAVIEPGDALQYFHIAVSAILALLLAYGFKKILDNWSYMIDRRMIGTIGALILLTYYIIIFYTRFSGETPKVLALNTSFFMLYLCIGLIIFTYYWKISNKKMADQLLEQRIQLQQDYIRDLEKNYQELREFKHDYQNLLFSLNSYISEGDLEGLQKYYNQTILPTREMMNLFPANLSLLDKMKVPEIRSLFSLKLMMAQEKGISVQLTVPEEIVLGKKYTINLVRMLGIILDNAIEGATVTKKKKIEVLIIKKKQSLMIRVINTTTNTFPLSKLKQKGFSTKTNPKNEGLGLFILDELTKTNPYLFLETTIENQRFSQTIHIQLKE; from the coding sequence ATGTTTCTATGGTCCATAGCCTTGCAATACCTGATTTACACAAGTTCTATCTTACTCATCAATCCCCAAATTAAAAATAAATACCTATTTTCTACGTTTAGTCTCTTAGCAGCGACCCTGCTGGGAATGCTTTACCCGATTTTAGGTATTTTTTCTGCACTTGTTGCAATCGCCATGCTGATTCTGCTTTTCTTTTTCTTTTCATCTTCGCGCCATCATATGATCTATGCCGTACCTTGGGGGTTATTGACTTCCATTTTAGGGGATCATTTGACGAGTGTCGCAGATTTTTTAGTATTGCAGTCAGCTGTCATCGAACCTGGCGATGCGCTACAGTATTTCCATATCGCTGTATCCGCGATATTAGCTTTACTACTTGCTTATGGATTTAAAAAAATTCTAGATAATTGGTCATACATGATCGATCGTCGCATGATCGGTACGATTGGTGCGCTGATTCTACTCACTTACTACATCATTATTTTCTATACCCGTTTTTCTGGCGAAACACCAAAAGTTTTAGCACTAAATACTAGTTTTTTTATGTTGTATCTATGCATAGGTCTTATCATCTTTACTTACTATTGGAAAATATCTAATAAAAAAATGGCGGATCAATTATTAGAACAACGTATCCAGTTACAGCAAGATTACATTCGAGATCTAGAAAAGAATTATCAAGAGCTTAGAGAGTTTAAACACGATTACCAAAATCTGTTGTTTTCTCTAAATAGTTACATTTCTGAAGGCGATCTAGAAGGCTTACAAAAATATTACAATCAAACGATTTTACCTACACGTGAAATGATGAATCTCTTCCCAGCAAATCTTAGCTTACTAGATAAAATGAAAGTACCTGAAATTAGAAGTCTCTTCTCTCTAAAACTAATGATGGCCCAAGAAAAAGGTATCTCTGTCCAATTGACTGTCCCAGAAGAGATCGTTCTCGGGAAGAAATATACGATCAATTTGGTAAGAATGCTTGGGATCATCCTTGATAATGCAATCGAAGGTGCGACGGTAACCAAAAAGAAAAAAATCGAAGTCCTTATCATCAAGAAAAAGCAGTCGTTGATGATACGCGTCATCAATACGACGACTAATACTTTTCCATTGAGTAAATTAAAACAAAAAGGCTTCTCGACAAAAACAAATCCAAAGAATGAAGGATTAGGTTTGTTTATCCTTGATGAACTAACAAAAACGAATCCTTATCTTTTTCTTGAAACAACGATTGAGAATCAGCGATTTTCGCAGACAATCCATATACAATTAAAGGAGTAA
- a CDS encoding AI-2E family transporter, producing MEKKSKETSRLIRFLGGKTSYYVLGLLVMIALVIYFFQKIAFIFRPLVVIFITTLPPVLFALVLYYLLDPLIKRLSKKLSRNLSVILVFLVILLFIGLGAVWLFPFLQQQATSLVQQLPDLFQDFQQTLRDFLAQTPFSDTFNQFFASVDDFTDNFTSFIGNYWKSGAESLGNLFSAVTTTFITLFTGPIIAFFLLKDPHNFYQAVLGIVPPKFRTDFRTLTKIANQQLGAFLKGQIIASFILGAVYWVTFLLIGLEFASILAIAAGLLCIIPYIGPFVAFFPGLFIAFQDSTFMAVKFVIVWFVVQLLHGDLVVPRVMGDRLQIHPITILIVLLVMGDLLGIMGVIFGIPIYTLVKLLVVFLFRKFKQRYNKFYGDQGVYQKADFSEKDYFK from the coding sequence GTGGAAAAAAAATCAAAAGAAACTTCCCGACTGATTCGTTTTTTAGGAGGTAAAACTTCGTATTATGTACTTGGTTTACTCGTGATGATTGCGTTGGTCATTTACTTTTTCCAAAAGATTGCTTTTATATTCAGGCCACTGGTTGTCATTTTTATCACGACTTTGCCACCGGTCCTTTTTGCTTTGGTCTTATATTACTTATTAGATCCTTTGATCAAACGTCTCAGCAAGAAATTATCACGTAATCTGTCGGTCATTTTAGTCTTTCTGGTTATCTTATTGTTTATCGGTTTAGGGGCTGTCTGGCTGTTCCCGTTTTTACAACAACAAGCGACTTCACTGGTCCAACAGCTACCTGATCTATTCCAAGATTTCCAACAAACGTTGAGAGACTTTTTAGCACAGACGCCATTTTCTGATACGTTCAATCAATTCTTCGCATCGGTTGATGACTTCACCGATAACTTTACTTCATTCATCGGTAATTACTGGAAGAGTGGGGCTGAAAGTTTAGGCAATCTCTTTTCAGCTGTGACAACGACCTTTATCACATTGTTCACTGGCCCGATTATTGCGTTCTTCCTGTTAAAAGATCCACACAATTTTTATCAAGCGGTCTTAGGTATCGTGCCACCAAAATTTCGGACGGATTTTCGAACATTGACTAAAATTGCGAACCAGCAATTAGGGGCCTTCTTAAAAGGACAGATTATCGCTTCTTTCATTCTAGGGGCTGTCTATTGGGTAACGTTCTTATTGATTGGTTTAGAGTTTGCAAGTATTCTTGCTATCGCTGCTGGTTTGTTATGTATTATTCCTTACATCGGACCATTTGTGGCTTTCTTTCCCGGGCTTTTCATTGCCTTTCAAGATTCAACCTTCATGGCTGTAAAATTCGTGATCGTCTGGTTCGTTGTCCAATTGCTGCACGGAGATCTTGTCGTTCCTCGTGTCATGGGCGATCGTTTACAGATCCATCCCATCACGATTTTGATTGTTTTACTAGTCATGGGTGATCTTCTAGGAATCATGGGCGTTATTTTTGGTATTCCAATCTATACACTGGTCAAACTACTCGTTGTATTCCTCTTTAGAAAATTCAAACAACGGTACAACAAGTTTTACGGTGACCAAGGTGTCTATCAAAAAGCTGACTTTTCAGAGAAAGATTATTTTAAATAA
- a CDS encoding accessory gene regulator B family protein: MKNKVVNRILAILFNGKQDEEDMTYIQVKFALEVLLNNLGKLAVVFVFSLLTGTWAETGVTFLSYICIRRYAYGLHSDSEFVCLLWTLLYLWGVPLLMKHYQLTISFPMMVLLLIVCFFLLLRYGSRGTALNPIAPEKRPPLLKKAIFMYLLFAAFTLFFSASYFSTYLLLGIILEIATLLPVTNYMMNIGGIFYEKNNR; this comes from the coding sequence ATGAAAAATAAAGTGGTAAATAGAATATTGGCAATATTATTCAACGGTAAACAGGATGAAGAAGATATGACATACATCCAAGTGAAGTTCGCTCTAGAAGTTTTGCTGAACAACCTTGGAAAACTTGCTGTCGTTTTCGTATTTTCTTTATTGACAGGCACATGGGCGGAAACAGGAGTGACTTTTCTCTCCTATATCTGTATTCGCAGATACGCTTATGGTCTTCATTCCGATTCTGAATTTGTTTGCTTACTTTGGACATTGCTTTACTTGTGGGGGGTTCCCTTACTAATGAAACATTATCAATTGACGATCTCTTTTCCTATGATGGTCCTTTTGTTAATCGTTTGTTTTTTCCTTTTGCTTCGCTATGGATCAAGAGGCACAGCGCTGAACCCGATTGCACCAGAGAAACGCCCACCCCTACTAAAAAAAGCGATTTTCATGTATCTTTTATTTGCGGCATTCACATTATTTTTCTCTGCTTCTTATTTTTCTACCTATTTATTACTTGGGATTATTTTAGAAATAGCTACGTTGCTTCCAGTTACAAATTACATGATGAATATTGGAGGAATTTTTTATGAAAAAAACAATCGTTAA
- a CDS encoding LytR/AlgR family response regulator transcription factor, translating to MIPIYICEDDPKQLEVISTVIKNRIMIENLESYVHIATSDPVELLNVARVRTSSFGIYFLDIELKDSELDGIAIGKRVRDLDSLGKIIYVTSHTDLSMTILKSNIEPTDYIIKEDIFDLKENVERILSKIFEDFQTAPLQKDIFRIEFNDEIKFLPIRDIQYFSTAQGTPHKLEVHLTHAQMQFYEKIKDIEKKNQHFIRCHKSYVINTQNVRTINKKTREVTLSNGDVIPVSIRGLKKLIS from the coding sequence ATGATTCCCATTTACATTTGTGAAGACGATCCGAAACAACTGGAAGTCATCTCTACAGTAATCAAGAATCGGATCATGATCGAAAATTTGGAGAGTTATGTCCATATTGCTACCTCTGATCCTGTTGAACTCCTCAATGTAGCAAGGGTACGTACGTCTTCTTTTGGTATCTACTTTTTAGATATCGAACTAAAAGACAGTGAGTTAGACGGCATTGCCATTGGCAAACGAGTACGTGACTTGGATTCGCTTGGAAAAATCATTTATGTCACTTCACATACAGATCTTTCCATGACGATTTTGAAAAGCAACATTGAGCCGACTGATTATATTATCAAAGAAGATATTTTTGATTTAAAAGAAAATGTTGAACGGATCTTAAGCAAAATATTTGAAGATTTCCAAACTGCGCCGCTGCAAAAGGATATTTTCAGAATTGAATTCAATGACGAAATCAAGTTTTTACCAATCAGAGATATCCAATACTTTTCTACTGCACAAGGCACGCCTCATAAACTTGAGGTTCACCTGACACATGCACAAATGCAGTTTTATGAGAAGATAAAAGATATCGAAAAGAAAAATCAACACTTTATTCGCTGTCACAAATCTTATGTCATCAATACTCAAAATGTCCGAACAATTAATAAGAAAACACGAGAAGTGACTCTATCCAATGGGGATGTCATCCCTGTTTCGATTCGCGGATTAAAGAAGTTGATTTCTTGA